One genomic window of Camelina sativa cultivar DH55 chromosome 5, Cs, whole genome shotgun sequence includes the following:
- the LOC104786852 gene encoding psbP domain-containing protein 2, chloroplastic-like, with translation MWSSSFLASPHLSSPPKLSLFSSSSSSSSFSHHKIQKQQVLCFTQNPSSRTGINLSKRHLNLSILTLLFNGFLLDKAKSTADLQRYTDSNNGFTLLIPSSYTKVEKAGANALFEEQNNGSNNIGVVVSPVRIKSLEDFGDPQFVADKLINAEKRKESTVEAEVVSVGERSGQGQQQQVYEFEYKIDSTRGGIKRVFSAAFVSSKKLYLLNVVHSDKPENPLDSSTRMLLEQVLHSFDALPLT, from the exons ATGTGGTCGTCAAGCTTCTTAGCTTCTCCTCACTTGTCTTCTCCTCCCAAATTGTCTCTCttctcatcctcatcatcatcatcatctttttctcATCACAAGATCCAGAAGCAGCAGGTCCTCTGCTTTACCCAGAATCCTTCATCCAGAACTGGCATCAATCTCAGCAAGAGACACTTAAATCTCTCGATTCTCACTCTTTTATTCAATGGGTTCTTGTTGGATAAGGCCAAATCAACCGCAGACCTTCAAAGATACACTGATTCCAACAATGGCTTCACTCTCCTCATACCCTCTTCTTATACCAAG GTAGAGAAAGCAGGAGCCAATGCTCtgtttgaagaacaaaacaatggAAGCAACAATATTGGAGTTGTAGTGAGTCCTGTCCGTATAAAGAGTCTTGAAGACTTTGGTGATCCTCAGTTTGTAGCAGATAAGCTCATTAACGCAGAGAAACGAAAG GAAAGTACAGTGGAAGCTGAAGTTGTATCAGTTGGAGAGAGATCAGGAcaaggacaacaacaacaagtgtATGAGTTTGAATACAAGATTGATAGCACGAGAGGTGGGATCAAGAGGGTTTTCTCGGCTGCGTTTGTGAGTTCTAAGAAGCTTTATCTATTGAACGTTGTTCATTCAGACAAACCAGAGAACCCTTTGGATTCAAGTACGAGGATGTTGTTGGAACAAGTTCTTCACTCCTTTGATGCTCTGCCTCTCACATGA